One stretch of Caldinitratiruptor microaerophilus DNA includes these proteins:
- a CDS encoding sigma-70 family RNA polymerase sigma factor has product MQATLDPPRPAAEAPASESVRLVEELALRARAGDSDALAELVTRLEGVVKLATRGYWLMAGGDREDLMQEARLGLIRAVSTWKPERRRFLSFAFFCVRRQVAASLRDHGRRKHRLLTDALTASLDAEATLPAGAGKPRLGRVADPDAGDPENSLLEEETRAAVHTFLGDLRGRLTDLEWQAAWLVLGEGWSYKAAARALGRRTKAVDNAVQRARRKAWTRATAMAADSRWNHVVQELPLGALSRAEIAHRTG; this is encoded by the coding sequence GTGCAGGCTACACTGGATCCGCCACGCCCGGCTGCCGAGGCCCCTGCGAGCGAGTCTGTCCGGCTGGTGGAAGAACTCGCCCTGAGGGCGCGAGCCGGGGATTCGGACGCCCTGGCCGAACTGGTGACCCGCCTCGAGGGTGTGGTCAAGCTCGCGACCCGCGGCTACTGGCTCATGGCCGGGGGTGACCGGGAGGACCTGATGCAGGAGGCCCGCCTGGGGCTCATCCGGGCGGTCTCGACCTGGAAGCCCGAACGCCGCCGCTTCCTGTCGTTCGCCTTCTTCTGCGTGCGCCGCCAGGTGGCCGCCAGCCTGCGGGACCACGGCCGGCGCAAGCACCGGCTCCTGACCGACGCCCTCACGGCCTCGCTCGACGCCGAGGCCACGCTCCCGGCCGGGGCCGGGAAGCCGCGCCTCGGCCGGGTGGCCGACCCGGACGCGGGCGACCCGGAGAACAGCCTGCTTGAGGAGGAGACCCGCGCCGCCGTGCACACCTTTCTGGGCGACCTGCGGGGCCGCCTGACCGACCTCGAGTGGCAGGCCGCCTGGCTCGTCCTGGGCGAGGGCTGGAGCTACAAGGCGGCCGCCCGGGCCCTGGGGCGCCGCACGAAGGCGGTGGACAACGCGGTGCAGCGTGCCCGCCGCAAGGCCTGGACGCGGGCGACGGCGATGGCCGCGGACAGCCGCTGGAACCACGTCGTGCAGGAGTTGCCCCTGGGGGCGCTGAGCCGGGCGGAGATCGCCCACCGCACGGGCTGA
- a CDS encoding PspA/IM30 family protein, with amino-acid sequence MGILQRISTLIRANLNDLLDRAEDPEKVLKQMILDMEESVREGKIALAAAIAEETKLKAAYEENLKKAQEWLEKAELAVEKGEEDLAREALRRRKTAEQNAEAAKAQWEEQRRVCAQLRENLETLESRVADAKARKDLLIARKKRAEAAKKVHEQLAGLTRAQSAFETFEKMEEKIESLEAQAQAAAQVQRDSLEERLARLGEDDELEEDLAALKERVAQKKSGGS; translated from the coding sequence GTGGGCATCCTGCAGCGGATATCGACCCTCATCCGGGCCAACCTCAACGACCTGCTCGACCGGGCGGAGGACCCGGAGAAGGTCCTCAAGCAGATGATCCTCGACATGGAGGAGTCCGTGCGCGAGGGCAAGATCGCCCTGGCTGCGGCCATCGCCGAGGAGACGAAACTCAAGGCCGCCTACGAGGAGAACCTCAAGAAGGCGCAGGAGTGGCTCGAGAAGGCCGAGCTGGCCGTGGAGAAGGGCGAGGAGGACCTGGCCCGGGAGGCCCTCCGCCGGCGCAAGACGGCGGAGCAGAACGCCGAGGCGGCCAAGGCGCAGTGGGAGGAGCAGCGCAGGGTCTGCGCCCAGCTGCGGGAGAACCTGGAGACGCTCGAGAGCCGGGTGGCGGACGCCAAGGCACGGAAGGACCTCCTCATCGCCCGGAAGAAGCGTGCGGAGGCCGCGAAGAAGGTGCACGAACAGCTGGCCGGCCTCACCCGGGCGCAGAGCGCGTTCGAGACGTTCGAGAAGATGGAGGAGAAGATCGAGTCCCTCGAGGCCCAGGCCCAGGCGGCGGCCCAGGTCCAGCGCGACTCCCTGGAGGAGCGCCTGGCGCGGCTCGGCGAGGACGACGAGCTGGAGGAGGACCTGGCCGCGCTGAAGGAGAGGGTGGCGCAGAAGAAGAGCGGCGGCTCCTGA
- the purD gene encoding phosphoribosylamine--glycine ligase, with protein MKVLVVGGGGREHALAWKLRQSPRVREVHAAPGNAGIAALATCHPIAATDLEGQVRLARDLGVDLVVVGPDDPLALGLVDRLQAAGIRAFGPTAGAARLEASKSYAKAVMARAGVPTAAAAVFDDFEAARAYVRERGGDVVVKADGLALGKGVTVCTSVEEAEAALHRAMVERAFGEAGSRVVVEERLEGEECSVLALTDGENFLALPAIQDHKRVGDGDSGPNTGGMGTYTPVRSYTAEVAREVAERVIAPTLAALREEGQPFRGCLFVGLMLTATGPRVLEFNARFGDPEAQVALPMLDMDLAEVALAATEPGGLAGARLRWRPGAAACVVMASAGYPGPYEKGKPIEGLDEAERLGTLVFHAGTARQDGRLVTAGGRVLGVVGQGPDLRTAVDRAYAGVAAIRFEGAHFRRDIGWRSLS; from the coding sequence ATGAAGGTGCTCGTCGTCGGCGGGGGCGGCCGGGAGCACGCCCTGGCGTGGAAGCTGCGGCAGAGCCCTCGGGTGCGGGAGGTGCACGCCGCGCCGGGCAACGCCGGGATCGCCGCCCTGGCCACGTGCCACCCGATCGCCGCCACCGACCTCGAGGGGCAGGTGCGCCTGGCCCGGGACCTCGGGGTGGACCTCGTGGTCGTCGGCCCCGACGACCCGCTCGCCCTCGGGCTCGTGGACCGGCTGCAGGCGGCCGGCATCCGCGCCTTCGGTCCGACGGCGGGCGCCGCCCGCCTCGAGGCATCGAAGAGCTACGCCAAGGCGGTGATGGCCCGCGCCGGGGTGCCCACGGCCGCGGCTGCCGTGTTCGATGACTTCGAGGCGGCCCGGGCCTACGTCCGGGAACGGGGTGGGGACGTGGTCGTCAAGGCCGACGGGCTGGCGCTGGGCAAGGGCGTGACCGTGTGCACGTCGGTGGAAGAGGCCGAGGCGGCCCTGCACCGGGCCATGGTCGAGCGCGCCTTCGGCGAGGCGGGGAGCCGGGTGGTGGTGGAGGAGCGACTCGAGGGCGAGGAGTGTTCCGTGCTGGCCCTGACCGACGGCGAGAACTTCCTCGCCCTGCCGGCCATCCAGGACCACAAGCGGGTGGGGGACGGCGACAGCGGCCCCAACACCGGCGGCATGGGCACGTACACGCCCGTGCGGTCCTACACCGCCGAGGTCGCCCGGGAGGTCGCCGAGCGCGTCATCGCTCCCACGCTGGCCGCCCTGCGGGAGGAGGGCCAGCCCTTCCGGGGATGCCTCTTCGTCGGGCTCATGCTCACCGCCACCGGGCCCCGGGTGCTGGAGTTCAACGCCCGCTTCGGGGACCCGGAGGCGCAGGTCGCGCTCCCCATGCTCGACATGGACCTGGCAGAGGTGGCCCTGGCCGCCACCGAGCCCGGCGGCCTGGCGGGCGCCCGCCTGCGCTGGCGGCCCGGCGCGGCGGCCTGCGTGGTCATGGCGTCTGCGGGCTACCCCGGCCCGTACGAGAAGGGGAAGCCGATCGAGGGGCTCGACGAGGCGGAGCGCCTGGGCACCCTGGTGTTCCACGCCGGGACCGCCCGGCAGGACGGCCGCCTCGTGACTGCCGGCGGGCGGGTGCTGGGGGTGGTCGGGCAAGGCCCCGACCTGCGGACCGCCGTGGACCGCGCGTACGCCGGCGTGGCCGCCATCCGCTTCGAGGGGGCGCACTTCCGCCGGGACATCGGCTGGCGCTCGCTGAGCTGA